From a region of the Vanessa atalanta chromosome 13, ilVanAtal1.2, whole genome shotgun sequence genome:
- the LOC125068505 gene encoding uncharacterized protein LOC125068505 isoform X3 has product MSEGDVSLIRDEDVLRRMWQQTEDFSRKKEIRAHMYRLREERLRNLYSPEPGAESKDLKELSNAGWNVESENKTTDDGHTHVKSVHANIEGHYDVDGGRGQFAAVDHNKQAITEYDDGNTSLKRNENVSNTAAREQVVRKTDDGTQFSSTTSSSTSTSKFEQISSNKHESVPFTNDNYDLSPQKYNTNRNENSSTRLTKSNDYEQNLRSDFDHGEIISRKIDYPDENTKVIVETRCLPDGTRVTSTRREFRAPAVQTSRSEQHSHETRTENKSSSYATMEQRSHVSDSASKTLRETIDNSRRDIVDSQKIIDSNDFNKNQYFDYSNDKIVRDHDSVDKIKDQDYKTNINENTMRDVFTSNVDEHTKHFDTNETHDRNTKNIEERIHNITRENIVTERKTSSDQYESTYKSDYTQKKISHDWSPAHQAWASTLRSDTPTRPSTRASSPGSKTFKSSTSSLRSSVSPDKSHRKPSSRGGSPSKVDRYSPTSTVSEKNSSHYSSNTITEKTNRVTSPDRKLQYNYRPRSSASPEKQHYPAHGPNSSPDRKKSPLNDKTTSPRSNLSPERKINTTQSPLTPSDSRSPSPKRQIPDSRKTKPHQDSDLLVKHEEVDIFSYSTIKTSSIDKAKRTLSPSPDRKNKQKPSSPTKSVSEPIQKHSKELSPSRKIPQGEKEETDNLPGYMRPTAASKPIANSPDRKNYDTSVNRVKQEHYKFVDEETKMYSLADNEHKKHTFEEQVNIDLSPDVNNSEPTEAKELSKDRSPSPNKYLQKKPSLTRESPVKDIPKDIDVSSKEQTRRTNNSSTREMSSKDETEYIDTTTRSPIKSGATLTDFQSRTQRNKSPSPDKSRDSPNKDTPIADFCVTNKQPNYDKSRDEYHPDTEQKFGPSTLTQTCQNNKSKSPDSIYPKSDKTFTRRSPSPTKHDSKSYSDAKIIKTSSDKCFDIDETSTNIKTTKTDICGEDSTKQNVTLILDKDSQRPNTQTRERSPPKKSIQEKYPREPSPPKKIIQEKHPSSVDNSKIDHVILQTPTDKTPRDRTSPDKSKSPVRENKYQLASEFINIEKATEEINKNTTIERPRQLITPSTSPTRKPKTVEKESSSLQSSPTTSVSGFEYFSSHQTDESMVTDLDEQFYSENTTEFINNEKTKDVRNPLLTKIPCRSPSPEKRSTKDSLPRKSSLKKPSNQVSPTEKPPSNFLVSPNVETKEFIDSNVINKDYSGKEHDKPVKPKPPFERRETYEERCRKILGMTEHDSNETNIPQDSTDYQPSESNISSPSVSPCHSSSPENNFIHKDTLKNTSEKIKEKKVLVNENDNKSTTTQITISETRKKNKIPSREPSPCKIQNIITEDKGTSQYTTNVKKIENESKRTTSSSKIQSEGTDEQIYDIKPNRLSVSPEKKIEQQYLPKKRVICPDQMPEEVDSKLIDNFPKKTIDDAATLTKSTKKPMKAVISSEYEENYTTEGIIQDNVTNIIEDVTDYVKPRSSISPSRKAVKKTSSPTRNTDDKSSTTTSNTTFDYSTEFIISEKEKEVLDRVQKSLRKLSPERIVKSPDREKSTPKSTTLRDLKIISKTENIEDVSIKNITQINKSLNEEVTITEKQKIEKPKDQKISSKPPSRNVSPTKKVSNVSPTPARSISPKKPISPTERPLSPQVPRVSGIKPREPVSSHLRKSSPSTSSPTKTDKPFVSDVKKVAAITKQFNHTKAAVNIKPSNTKISPANVQKTEQEPKKTFLSKGNKENVKKDLDSKVTRTSSDIALKSKKVLPQKIRSKPEIQVNDFSTNKNYKHTITTTKSQKTTTKLPTSKPKSATSLNTSIDDDDDVIIDVQQAKSSRENSPDRICPTPVGYSDDVGTSRLPDEVKEPDEEYQKRGYHTIHETESLVDDIVEISEDEELFVKRREDELKKTDDHLLSVNSKVSKFLSKIGDVAKTKDTTTRFKETERKVHSDFDENLKSDDCLLSVSEKVNKFAKGPLDRKDKSPSRNIVEEFDKHTTYQDDYTKLSVNDKAHLFIETAENVKSTKTKPAQKIERPDLHDVDDALKTDDCLLSVSDKVNKFVKTAEQFLNETLEVEEKEKKIKEQHDKIMRKIVENIDDNVSNVKINSEKENIEDVSKVKSDVADNVRRSSFAKETTSSHAKVKEFISPNLKTAEKPSNVKVTTLRSNEAVKKAKALFENIATTTTTTTNRKTKDISQTKSSKLTEKIVTKKSPKVDSTKSPQYSINDENKNNNENENKPKYLPVDTTQEPSDETIIECRPQKSPTPLRQRSPDNIAKSPSRKTSDFNTPTSQIHSVTDVLKRDNSGLERPEKSKDKVPGYQQPTKTSQMKEEVKTIDDSEISSRRGSGKFGVELRRTSTERSTVSTERRRSSIEHYQPCIEDIFDLDLLEQMLEKVVGYEQRRRIRAQIRVAKKKVEKGQVDTNTVTKTKQTVSKMTKTQSPERQNKSPERQVKSTIQKAASPERQPQKYSSPVRQPQITSSPDRHIQKCRSPERDLTSTTHITLLSERTESEEVKHLLNGNSKDTITLSEKQIRSRTPDKLPTKAPPKSKSPIRKHSPDKKSRPLSPTKTPSTKPKSNRFSEYATAYMKKIGLKDSDKTIDVKLKKVPINELKTKTIETHHAIESKHSLTSTKTSERISSKDTVEVTHINGKRSPSPQKFDKSRSPQRKFSPDRKVHSPERSQISPERSHRNTEHLRHSPDRAKHSPERARLSPDRAKHSPERAKHSPERAQHSPERTPHILENTQQTPRRRYDSPERSPSPEMARQKSDVNKSQISKETIIKTVFDIEKKIPQKPKQEDKPSWVTNRNLKKITSESRTFSTKKIEPEKPKYRQLSPSKVISKPIDVITSSYGPGPLDTDGKPLFGIRALRKGSSNYQVKGTVIRQEFHSRNGGEPEGTVSVTAYSTEPKDLERLLEVQGDKPSRLHGLAAITTTKKFGGDTGTTFSEVHNKEERASLDQFTHSDRRVTESTITSGSSSLDRKGQTYAQKDKIVEIDNEERFGHKERSERIIDTHEKRGISGVKSETTGSVNKQNNTRTQKDKVERSVDMQRRGKEMSEKTEKRMEERKTVRQNSVKSLTEKYIKSASETSKSERHIYPRAGLILRTASMKDSVSSDSSAHAGLTRTDSEQSLGSEDERVTTTTTEEVGDGVRTTTTTTTRSGHTRGQERSFLDSTTKVTGVQDILTRMKNADIVIEEGDSSADTEARALLNKFLGATVLMAGMQSYVTEKPSGKVLVKQETVQSSGGKVSSSRHVEEIDIEQCWDERVLRKLLDECTDYEQRRRLRARIRTLMAEQEACASAVTEALAAAGETVETEEQSGERDEEEVTTVTSSVRRNSSEKTVSSTTTTKTSKVIESMTRPAPKPVSPFAKFRQLEKQNSTNSPNSPKSPQSPGSPSQPYFKFTDPALQASAVTIKERLLHWCRDKTREYENVKLENFSTSWADGLAFCALVHHFLPDAFDYYALTPDKRRHNFTLAFKVADEKAGIYPLLDVDDMVAMRKPDWKCVFTYVQSIYRRFKDEQ; this is encoded by the exons atgtCTGAAGGAGACGTATCCCTCATTCGCGACGAGGACGTATTACGTCGGATG TGGCAGCAGACTGAGGACTTCTCCCGAAAAAAAGAGATTCGTGCGCACATGTACAGACTAAGGGAGGAACGCCTGCGCAACCTTTACTCGCCCGAACCCGGCGCGGAATCTAAAG ATCTCAAGGAGCTATCCAACGCTGGATGGAATGTAGAATCTGAGAACAAAACGACGGATGATGGGCACACGCACGTGAAATCTGTTCATGCCAACATCGAGGGTCATTACGACGTCGACGGAGGTCGTGGCCAGTTCGCAGCTGTTGACCACAACAAACAAGCTATTACGGAATACGATGACGGTAACACCAGCCTGAAGCGTAATGAGAACGTGTCTAATACTGCAGCTCGCGAGCAAGTCGTGCGCAAAACGGACGATGGTACACAATTTTCATCAACGACAAGTTCATCGACGTCCACATCCAAATTTGAACAAATATCGTCAAACAAACATGAATCTGTGCCATTTACTAATGATAACTATGACCTATCGcctcaaaaatataatactaaccGCAACGAAAACAGTTCGACTAGATTAACAAAATCAAACGATTATGAACAAAATTTGAGATCTGATTTTGATCACGGTGAGATAATATCTAGAAAAATTGACTATCCGGATGAGAATACAAAAGTTATTGTAGAGACTAGATGTCTTCCCGATGGTACAAGAGTGACTAGTACTCGTCGGGAGTTCCGTGCCCCAGCGGTACAGACAAGTCGTTCAGAGCAACACTCCCATGAAACAAGGACTGAAAATAAATCATCTTCGTATGCGACCATGGAGCAACGATCACATGTGAGTGATTCTGCATCTAAAACTTTGCGTGAAACCATTGACAATTCTAGACGTGATATTGTAGATTCGCAAAAGATTATTGAtagtaatgattttaataaaaatcagtaTTTCGATTATTCAAATGACAAAATTGTTCGTGACCATGATTCTGTGGACAAAATTAAGGACCaagattataaaactaatatcaaCGAAAATACGATGCGCGATGTTTTCACATCGAATGTCGATGAACATACTAAACATTTTGACACTAATGAGACACATGATagaaatacgaaaaatattgaGGAACGCATTCATAACATAACCCGTGAAAATATCGTAACAGAAAGAAAAACTAGCTCTGATCAATATGAGTCGACATATAAATCTGATTATACTCAAAAGAAAATAAGTCACGACTGGAGCCCAGCTCACCAAGCGTGGGCAAGTACTCTACGTTCCGATACACCAACTAGACCATCTACAAGAGCTTCTTCTCCTGGAAGCAAAACTTTTAAGTCAAGCACATCTTCTTTAAGGAGTAGTGTTAGCCCTGATAAATCACACAGGAAACCTTCTAGTCGAGGAGGCAGCCCTAGTAAAGTGGACAGGTATTCTCCAACTAGCACTGTTTCTGAAAAAAATTCCAGTCATTATTCTTCCAATACAATTACCGAAAAGACAAACAGGGTTACGAGCCCAGATAGGAAACTGCAATATAACTATCGTCCAAGATCAAGTGCAAGTCCAGAAAAACAACACTACCCTGCACATGGACCAAATTCAAGCCCGGACAGGAAGAAGTCTCCCCTCAACGACAAAACAACATCTCCAAGGTCTAATTTAAGCcctgaaagaaaaataaacacaacacaATCACCCTTAACCCCTTCAGATAGTCGCAGCCCATCACCGAAGAGGCAAATTCCTGATTCAAGAAAAACTAAACCCCATCAAGATAGTGACTTACTAGTAAAACATGAAGAAGTTGACATTTTTTCATATTCTACGATTAAAACTAGCTCTATCGATAAAGCTAAAAGAACTCTAAGTCCAAGTCCAGATCGCAAAAATAAGCAAAAGCCATCTTCGCCAACAAAGAGTGTCTCTGAACCAATACAGAAACATTCCAAAGAGCTATCACCATCGAGAAAGATACCTCAAGGAGAAAAAGAAGAAACTGATAATTTGCCTGGTTACATGCGACCAACTGCTGCTAGTAAACCGATAGCAAATAGTCCTGACCGTAAAAACTATGACACTTCCGTAAATAGAGTCAAACAAGAACATTACAAATTTGTTGACGaggaaactaaaatgtattcCCTAGCGGACAACGAACATAAAAAACACACTTTCGAAGAACAAGTTAACATAGATTTATCTCCTGATGTAAATAATTCTGAACCTACTGAAGCCAAGGAACTATCTAAAGACCGTTCACCAAGTCccaataaatacttacaaaaaaaaccaTCTCTCACAAGAGAAAGTCCTGTTAAAGATATTCCCAAAGACATTGACGTTTCTTCAAAAGAACAAACTCGTCGTACGAATAATTCATCTACTAGAGAAATGTCTTCAAAAGATGAAACTGAGTATATAGACACAACTACGAGGAGTCCGATTAAATCTGGGGCAACCTTGACAGATTTTCAATCTCGAacacaaagaaataaatcaCCGAGCCCTGATAAATCAAGAGATAGCCCAAATAAAGATACACCAATTGCTGATTTCTGTGTTACCAACAAGCAACCAAACTATGACAAGTCAAGAGATGAATATCATCCTGATACTGAACAAAAATTTGGCCCCTCTACATTGACACAAActtgtcaaaataataaatcgaaATCTCCAGACTCGATTTACCCCAAATCTGATAAAACTTTCACAAGACGTAGTCCATCGCCCACTAAACATGATTCAAAATCTTATAGTGacgctaaaataataaaaactagctctgataaatgttttgatattgaCGAAACTTCtacaaacattaaaacaacaaaaactgATATCTGCGGAGAGGATtctacaaaacaaaatgtaacGTTAATTTTGGATAAAGATTCTCAGAGACCTAATACACAAACAAGAGAACGTTCACCACCAAAAAAATCGATACAAGAAAAATACCCAAGAGAACCTTCACcacctaaaaaaattatacaagaaAAACACCCAAGCAGTGTAGATAACTCTAAAATAGATcatgttattttacaaactcCAACAGATAAAACACCTAGAGATAGAACTTCCCCCGATAAATCTAAATCTCCTGTACGAGAAAACAAATATCAACTTGCTTCTGAGTTTATTAACATTGAAAAGGCTActgaagaaattaataaaaatacaacgatAGAACGTCCAAGACAACTTATAACACCTTCAACAAGTCCGACCAGAAAACCAAAAACTGTAGAAAAAGAATCGTCTTCTTTACAAAGTTCACCAACAACATCCGTGAGCGGCTTCGAATATTTTAGCTCTCACCAAACAGATGAAAGTATGGTTACAGATTTAGATGAACAATTTTATTCTGAAAATACAACAGAATTTATcaataatgaaaaaacaaaagatgTTAGGAATCCATTGTTAACGAAAATTCCCTGCAGATCACCATCACCAGAAAAACGTTCAACAAAAGATAGTCTTCCTAGAAAAAGCTCATTGAAAAAACCAAGTAACCAGGTCTCACCGACAGAAAAACCTCCATCCAATTTCCTCGTTTCACCTAATGTAGAAACTAAAGAATTTATTGAcagtaatgtaataaataaagattactcTGGTAAAGAACATGATAAACCCGTTAAACCTAAGCCTCCATTTGAAAGACGTGAAACATACGAAGAAAGATGTCGAAAAATTTTAGGGATGACTGAACATGATTCGAATGAAACCAATATTCCACAAGATTCGACAGATTACCAACCATCAGAATCAAACATTAGTTCACCGAGTGTATCGCCATGTCATAGTTCTTCGccggaaaataattttatacacaaagatactttaaaaaacacttcagaaaaaataaaagagaaaaaagttttggtaaatgaaaatgataataaatcaaCTACCACTCAAATAACTATTTCAGAAactcgtaaaaaaaataaaattccatcTAGAGAACCATCTCCctgcaaaattcaaaatattattaccgAAGACAAGGGTACTAGTCAGTATacaacaaatgtaaaaaaaattgaaaatgaatcaAAGAGAACAACTTCTAGTTCAAAAATTCAAAGTGAAGGTACAGACGAGCAAATTTATGACATCAAACCTAATCGTTTAAGTGTTAGTCCCGAAAAGAAAATTGAACAacaatatttaccaaaaaaacgCGTAATTTGTCCAGACCAGATGCCTGAAGAAGTTGACAGTAAATTGATTGATAATTTccctaaaaaaacaattgacgaTGCAGCTACTCTTACTAAATCTACAAAGAAACCAATGAAAGCGGTCATATCATCCGAGTACGAAGAAAATTATACTACAGAGGGTATTATACAAGATAATGTTACAAACATTATTGAAGATGTAACAGATTACGTCAAACCGAGGTCTTCTATATCTCCTTCACGTAAGGCGGTTAAGAAAACTTCTTCCCCTACAAGAAATACTGATGATAAGTCTTCAACAACCACATCAAACACAACATTTGACTACAGTactgaatttataatatctgaaaaagaaaaagaagttTTAGACAGGGTACAAAAATCTTTGAGAAAACTTTCACCAGAACGTATCGTAAAATCTCCTGATCGTGAAAAGAGTACTCCTAAATCAACAACTTtaagagatttaaaaataatttctaaaaccGAAAACATTGAagatgtttcaattaaaaatattacacaaataaataaatcactgaATGAAGAGGTTACAATAACGGAGAAACAAAAAATTGAAAAGCCCAAAGATCAGAAAATATCGAGTAAACCTCCATCGAGAAATGTCTCGCCAACGAAAAAAGTTTCGAATGTATCTCCTACACCAGCAAGAAGTATATCACCTAAAAAACCAATATCACCGACTGAAAGACCACTATCACCACAGGTACCCAGAGTAAGTGGCATAAAACCGAGAGAACCAGTTTCCTCTCATCTCAGAAAATCTTCACCTTCTACATCATCACCAACAAAGACAGATAAACCGTTTGTATCAGATGTTAAAAAAGTTGCAGCTATTACAAAGCAATTTAATCATACAAAAGCAGCTGTTAATATTAAACCGTCAAATACTAAGATATCACCGGCAAATGTACAGAAAACAGAACAAGAACCtaaaaagacatttttaagCAAAGGCAATAAGGAAAATGTTAAGAAAGATTTAGACTCAAAAGTAACACGAACCTCTAGTGACATagcattaaaatcaaaaaaagtTTTGCCACAGAAAATTAGATCCAAACCTGAAATCCAAGTTAATGATTTttctacaaacaaaaattataaacatacaatCACTACAACTAAATcacaaaaaacaacaacaaaactaCCCACAAGTAAACCAAAATCAGCAACATCCTTAAATACCTcgattgatgatgatgatgatgtaattATAGATGTTCAGCAAGCTAAATCATCTCGTGAAAATTCTCCAGATCGTATATGCCCGACGCCTGTAGGGTATTCGGATGACGTTGGTACTTCTAGGCTTCCTGATGAAGTAAAAGAACCAGATGAAGAATATCAAAAACGTGGATATCATACGATACATGAAACTGAATCTCTAGTAGATGATATTGTGGAAATAAGTGAAGATGAAGAGCTGTTTGTTAAAAGAAGagaagatgaattaaaaaagaccGACGATCATCTTTTGAGTGTTAACAGCAAGGTATCTAAATttttgtcaaaaataggcgACGTCGCTAAAACCAAAGATACGACTACGAGATTTAAAGAAACAGAAAGAAAAGTACACTCTGACtttgatgaaaatttaaaatcagaTGACTGCTTATTATCCGTATCAGAGAAAGTTAATAAGTTTGCTAAAGGGCCTCTTGATAGAAAAGACAAGAGCCCCTCACGTAATATCGTAGAAGAATTTGACAAACATACAACATATCAGGACGATTATACTAAATTAAGCGTAAATGATAAAGCTCATTTATTCATTGAAACAGCTGAAAACGTTAAGTCTACTAAAACTAAACCAGCACAAAAAATTGAGCGACCTGATCTTCATGATGTTGATGATGCATTGAAAACCGACGATTGCTTACTCAGTGTATCAGATAAAGTTAATAAGTTTGTAAAGACCGCtgaacaatttttaaatgaaacactAGAAgttgaagaaaaagaaaaaaaaattaaagaacagCATGACAAAATTATGAGGAAAATTGTGGAAAATATCGATGATAATGTttctaatgtaaaaattaacagtgaaaaagaaaatatcgaaGACGTATCGAAAGTAAAATCCGATGTTGCTGACAACGTAAGACGAAGTTCTTTTGCTAAAGAAACCACGTCATCACATGCAAAAGTAAAAGAATTCATTAGCCCAAATCTTAAAACAGCCGAAAAGCCTTCAAACGTAAAAGTAACGACTCTTCGTAGTAATGAGGCCGTAAAGAAAGCTAAAgctttgtttgaaaatattgccacaactactactactaccacGAATCGAAAGACAAAAGATATTTCTCAAACGAAGTCTTCGAAATTAACtgaaaaaattgtaacaaagaAGTCTCCTAAAGTGGATTCGACAAAAAGTCCACAATATTCTATTAatgatgaaaacaaaaataacaatgaaaatgaaaacaagCCAAAATATTTACCAGTTGATACAACGCAAGAACCTTCGGATGAAACCATAATAGAGTGTCGACCTCAAAAAAGTCCAACGCCATTAAGACAACGTTCGCCTGATAACATAGCTAAATCTCCTTCACGCAAAACCTCGGATTTCAATACACCTACGTCACAGATCCATTCTGTTACTGATGTACTTAAAAGAGACAACTCTGGATTAGAAAGACCTgaaaaatcaaaagataaagtACCCGGCTATCAACAGCCTACAAAAACCAGCCAAATGAAAGAAGAAGTAAAAACGATAGATGATAGTGAGATAAGTAGTAGACGCGGAAGTGGGAAGTTTGGAGTTGAACTTCGGCGAACGAGTACCGAGAGATCTACTGTCAGTACTGAACGTCGACGCAGTAGTATTGAACACTATCAGCCCTGCATAGAAGATATCTTCGACTTGGACCTCTTAGAACAAAtg ttggAGAAGGTCGTCGGTTATGAGCAGAGACGTCGCATTAGAGCCCAAATACGAGTAGCTAAGAAGAAAGTAGAGAAAGGGCAAGTCGATACAAATACTGTCACAAAAACGAAGCAAACTGTTAGTAAAATGACTAAGACTCAATCACCTGAACGTCAAAATAAATCACCAGAACGTCAAGTCAAATCTACAATTCAAAAAGCAGCTTCTCCTGAACGACAACCCCAAAAGTATTCGTCTCCAGTAAGGCAGCCTCAGATAACTTCTTCCCCTGACCGTCATATACAGAAATGTCGTTCTCCTGAACGTGATCTAACATCAACAACGCATATAACGTTGTTATCAGAGCGAACGGAATCAGAAGAAGTTAAACACTTGTTGAATGGTAATTCAAAAGATACTATTACCTTATCAGAAAAACAAATTAGATCGAGAACTCCAGATAAATTACCTACAAAAGCACCACCCAAATCTAAAAGTCCAATTCGCAAACACAGCCCCGATAAAAAATCTAGACCTCTGTCACCAACTAAAACGCCTTCCACAAAACCAAAATCAAATCGTTTTAGCGAATATGCTACTGCGTATATGAAAAAAATCGGATTGAAAGATTCGGACAAAACTATCGATGTTAAGCTAAAAAAAGTACCTATTAatgaattgaaaacaaaaacaatagaaaCTCACCATGCGATTGAATCTAAACATTCATTGACTTCTACTAAGACATCTGAGCGCATATCGTCGAAAGATACAGTAGAAGTTACTCATATTAATGGGAAAAGGTCACCTTCACCACAAAAGTTCGATAAAAGCCGTTCTCCACAAAGAAAGTTCTCTCCTGACCGTAAAGTTCACAGTCCTGAACGTTCTCAAATTAGTCCAGAACGGTCACATCGAAATACAGAACACCTTCGGCACAGTCCCGATCGTGCAAAGCATAGTCCAGAACGTGCTAGGCTTAGTCCAGACCGTGCTAAGCATAGTCCGGAACGTGCTAAGCATAGCCCAGAACGTGCTCAGCATAGTCCTGAACGTACTCCGCACATTCTTGAAAATACTCAGCAAACCCCTCGACGCAGATATGATAGTCCAGAAAGATCACCTAGTCCAGAGATGGCTCGTCAAAAATCTGACGTCAATAAAAGCCAAATTAGTAAggaaactattataaaaacagtATTTGATATTGAGAAGAAAATTCCACAAAAACCCAAGCAAGAAGACAAACCTTCGTGGGTAACGAAcagaaatttaaagaaaataacatcGGAAAGTCGCACGTTTAGTACTAAAAAGATAGAACCAGAGAAACCAAAATACCGACAACTGAGTCCATCTAAGGTTATTTCAAAACCCATTGATGTTATAACTTCTAGCTACGGTCCAGGGCCTCTCGATACAGACGGTAAACCTCTGTTTGGTATAAGAGCCTTGAGAAAGGGATCTTCTAACTATCAAG TGAAAGGTACTGTCATTCGTCAAGAGTTCCATTCGCGGAACGGAGGCGAACCTGAGGGCACGGTCTCCGTCACAGCGTACTCGACGGAACCAAAGGACTTGGAAAGATTGCTCGAAGTTCAAGGAGATAAGCCTTCGAGGCTTCATGGCTTGGCCGCTATTACTACAACAAAAAAGTTCGGCGGAGATACCGGAACAACTTTTAGCGAGGTTCATAAC aAAGAAGAACGCGCATCACTAGACCAGTTCACACATAGCGATCGCCGAGTCACTGAAAGCACAATAACCAGCGGTAGTAGCAGCTTGGACAGAAAAGGACAGACATATGCACAGAAAGACAAAATCGTAGAGATCGATAACGAAGAAAGATTCGGACATAAGGAGAGATCGGAGCGAATTATAGACACGCATGAAAAACGTGGAATAAGTGGCGTTAAATCAGAAACAACAGGAAGtgtcaataaacaaaataacactAGAACGCAGAAAGACAAAGTCGAGAGGAGTGTAGATATGCAAAGAAGAGGGAAAGAGATGTCAGAGAAAACAGAGAAACGCATGGAAGAACGGAAGACAGTCAGACAGAATTCCGTTAAATCGCTCACAGAGAAATACATTAAGAGTGCAA gCGAGACTTCGAAATCTGAACGGCACATATACCCGAGAGCGGGACTGATCTTGCGCACCGCCTCTATGAAGGACAGTGTCTCCAGCGATTCGTCAGCTCACGCTG GTCTCACGCGTACGGACAGCGAACAGAGTCTAGGCTCTGAGGATGAAAGGGTGACTACAACCACCACCGAAGAAGTCGGGGACGGCGTACGCACTACGACTACCACCACAACGCGATCGGGTCACACTCGCGGTCAAGAGCGGTCTTTCCTCGACAGCACCACGAAGGTCACCGGGGTACAAGACATACTGACTAGGATGAAGAATGCTGATATTG TGATCGAGGAGGGTGACAGCAGCGCGGACACAGAAGCACGTGCTCTGCTGAATAAGTTTCTAGGCGCCACCGTGCTCATGGCTGGTATGCAGAGCTATGTCACAGAAAAGCCTTCTGGAAAGGTTTTGGTCAAACAA